From Candidatus Binataceae bacterium:
GCCGACTTTGCGATGTCTCCGGCCAGCACGCACGCGCGCGGAACTTCGACCATGGTCCCTATAGTGAAGGCGACCTTGGTCCCGGTCGCGGCGAAGACGTCCTTGGCCACGGCATGAATGTCCTGGGCCAGCAGGTCGAATTCCTTCTGGTCGCCGATCAGGGGAAGCATGATCTCCGGCAGTGCCCTGACGCCCTGTTTGTGCAACGCGCAGGCCGCTTCCAGGATTGCGCGCGCCTGCGCCCGGTAAATTTCCGGATAGCTGATTCCCAGGCGCGACCCCCGATGACCCAACATCGGGTTGAATTCGAACAGGCTATCGCGCACCTGCTTCAGATGAGCTGCGGAAACGTTGATTTTAGCCGCGAGGTCGGCGATCTCCGCGTCTTCCTTGGGGAGAAACTCGTGCAACGGCGGATCCAGGAGGCGAATGGTAACCGGCAGCCCCTTCATCTCGCGCAAGATTCCTTCAAAATCCTTCCGTTGCATGGGCAGGATTTTCCTCAGCGCCGCGATGCGCTGGTCGGTGTTCTCGGCCATGATCATCTGGCGGACTGCCTCGATGCGCTCGGGGTCGAAGAACATGTGCTCGGTGCGGCAGAGTCCGATTCCTTCGGCGCCGAACTCGCGCGCAATCTTGGCATCGCCGGGGGTGTCGGCGTTGGCCCACACCCCAAGGCCGCGTTCCTGGTCGGCCCACGACATGAATTTCTTGAGAAACGATGGCATCTCGGGCTTCACCGTGGGCACGCGTCCGAAAATGACTTCCCCGGCCGAACCATCGAGAGTGATGTACTCTCCGCGGTGGACGACGCGACCGTTGGCGGACAGCGTGCCCGCAGCATAGTTGATTTCCAGGGCGGTCGAGCCGGCAACACAACATTTGCCCATCCCGCGCGCCACCACCGCCGCGTGACTGGTCATTCCGCCACGCGCGGTGAGAATGCCTTCGGCGACCTGCATGCCATGAATGTCTTCCGGCGAGGTCTCGATCCGCACCAGAATAACCGGCCGTCCCGCGGCGCTAACCGCGACAGCTTCATCGGCGGAGAACGCGACTTCGCCGAACACGGCTCCCGGTGAAGCCGGCAGGCCGCGCGCGATCACTTCTTTTTTGCTGCTCGGGTCGAGCCGTGGATGCAGAAATTGCTCGAGCGTCTCGGGCTCGACCCGGGTGAGCGCGGTCGCGCGATTGATCAGCTTCTCCTCTGCCATCTCCACCGCGATTCGCACGGCCGCTTCCGCGGTGCGCTTGCCGGTACGGGTCTGCAGCATGAACAGCCGCCCGCGCTCGATGGTGAACTCCATGTCCTGGCAATCGCGGAAATGGTGTTCCAGCCGCTTGGAGATGTTGAGCAGCTCCTTGTAGACCGCGGGGAAGAGTTCTTCGAGCGTCGCGAATTTCGCAGCCCGGTCTGGTTCGCTGACGTTGTTACGCGCGGCCCATTTGCGGCCTGCGGCCAGACTGATTTGCAGCGGGGTCCGAATTCCGGCCACGACATCCTCGCCCTGGGCGTTGGGCAGGAACTCGCCGTAGATCCCCTTCTCGCCGGTGCCGGGGTCGCGGGTGAAGGCGACTCCGGTCGCGCAATCACTGCCTAGGTTCCCAAACACCATCGATTGCACGGTGACGGCGGTGCCCCAGTCGCCCGGAATGTTGTTTATGCGCCGGTAGGTAATCGCCCGGTCGTTGTTCCAGGAGCCGAACACCGCGCCGATCGCTTCCCAGAGCTGCTCGTCGGGATCCTGGGGAAGATCGCGGCCAACCCGCCGCTGGATCAGCGCGCGAAACTCATTCACCAGCTCCTTCAGATCATCCACTTTGAGGTCAACGTCTTCGGACACCGCGCGTGCCGCTTTCTTGTGGTCGATTAGCTCTTCGAAGGGATCGGGGTCGTTCTTGTTCTCGGGCTTGAGCTTCAACACCACGTCGCCATACATCTGGCAGAAGCGTCGATACGAATCCCAGGCAAAGCGGGGATTGCCCGACACCGTCTCGAGACCTTTTACGGTTTCATCGTTAAGGCCGAGGTTTAAGACCGTGTCCATCATCCCCGGCATCGAGACCCGCGCTCCCGAACGCACCGAAACCAGCAGCGGTTTGGTGGCATCGCCGAAGCTGCGGCCCAGTGCCTTTTCCATCCGCGCAACGCTTTTCTTGACGCCTGCGGCAAGGCCTTTCGGATAGCTATCCTTGTGGTCGTAGTAATAGTTGCAAACCCGGGTCGAGATGGTGAATCCGGGCGGGACCGGCAGCTTGAGCGATGCCATCTCGGCGAGGTTCGCCCCCTTGCCGCCGAGCAGCTCGCGCATTGCCGCGCGGCCTTCCGCGACACCGGAGCCAAAAAAATAAACTTCAGGATGAACACGCGCCATTTCGAGTCTCAGTCTCCAGTTCCGCACCGTGCGGGTTGATTTCTACAGTTCAAGTCTAGTTCCTTTCGCCGACCTCATGCTGCGACCCAGCCGACCTTGCCGTTCAACACCTCCACCAGGCCAGCGATCGGATAACGCTCCTGCCGGGTGGTGTCGCGATCCCGCAACGTGACGGTGTCGTCTTCCATTGTCTGATGGTCGATGGTCACCCCGAACGGAGTGCCGATTTCGTCCTGCCGGCGATAGCGGCGTCCGATCGATCCCGCCTGATCGTAGGCAGTACTGAAGTGCCGTGCGAGCATCTCGCGCACCGCCAGCGCCTTCTCCGGCTGGCCCCCCTTACGCAGCAGCGGATAAGTCGCCACCTTGATCGGCGCCAGGCGCGGGTTAAAACGCATCACGATCCGCTCTTCATTCTCGACCACATCTTCGTCGTACGCGTCGAGCATGAATGCGAGCATCGCGCGGTCCACCCCCAGCGCCGGTTCGATTACCCACGGGCGATAGCGCCGCTTAGCGTCTTCATCGAAGTAACTCAGGTCCCTGCCGCTGGCTTTGGCGTGCTGATCGAGATCGAAACTGCCGCGCTTGGCGATGCCTTCCAACTCACCCCAGCCGAACGGATACAGATATTCGAGATCGGTGGTGCCGCTGGAATAGTGTGACAGCTCATCGGTCGCGTGCTCACGCCGACGCAGGTGCTCAGCCCGCAGGCCATATTTGACATGCCAGTTGACCCGGAAGTCGACCCAGTAGCGGTACCACTTCTCTTCCTCCGCCGTTTCGGGCTTGATGAAGAATTCCATTTCCATCTGCTCGAACTCGCGGGTGCGAAAGATAAAGTTCTCGGTGGTGATTTCGTTGCGGAACGATTTACCGATTTGAGCGACTCCAAACGGAAGCTTCACGCGCTGCGTGTCGACGAGGTTCTGGAAGTTCGTAAAAATTCCCTGCGCGGTCTCGGGACGGAGGAAAACGGTGCTGGCCGTGTCCTCGACCGGACCCATGAATGTCTTGAACATCAGGTTGAACCGGCGGGCCGGGGTAAGTTCGCCCCCGCATTCGGGACATTGACGCCCTTGCACCTTGTCGGCGCGAAAGCGCAGCTTACAGTTCTTGCAGTCGACCAGCGGGTCGGTGAAGTTCTCGAGGTGCCCGGATGCCTCCCAGGTGCGCGGATGCTGGAAAATCGCCGAATCGAGTCCCAGCACGTCGCTGCGGTATTGAACCATCTCGCGCCACCAGGCTTCTTTCACGTTGCGTTTCAACTCGCTGCCGAGCGGACCGTAGTCGTAGGTCGAGCCGAGGCCCCCGTAAATCTCGCTGGTCGGAAAGACGATTCCTCTGCGCTTGCATAGGTTGACCAGCTTTTCCATCGTGACCGCGTTCTTGCGCGCGGCCGTTGCTTGTTCGTCGGACAAAATTCCTTCCTGACACTTTCCGCCGGCGGACGGGTTATTCGCCGAGCTGAACGATCTCTGCCGAGCGCACCACTCCGTCCGCGACTTCCAGGATTGCGACCGTCCCAGGGATGTTGGTCAAATTTCGCGGCAAGGTGGCGCTCCCCGGGTTTACCACCAGAGTCGAGCCGAAGCGCACCACTCCCTCGATATGGCTGTGACCCTGTACGACGACGTCGACGAGGCCGCCGAAATGCCGCCGCATTGCGCGTTCGAAGACTTCCTGCGAGGTCTCGTCGGGCGTCGGAATCGCGTGCACCAGCCCGATGCGCACGCCTTCCAGCTCAAGCAGGTGCGCCTCGCGTACCCGGTCGTCCGCTTCAAGCCGGTGCTGATGGCCATCGAGGCCTTCGTCGCCGTTGCCGAGCGCGGCGATCACCGGCGCGATTTGGGCCAATTCGTCCAGCACCCGGTTCACGTACACATCGCCGGCATGCATCACGAGGTCGATCCCACGAAACACCTCGAAGACGCGGGCGGGAAGATGCTCGCACGCTTCGGGAATGTGAGTATCCGAAATCAGACCGATGCGCATTGTGATACGCTGCGGGGCAGAACAGCCCCAGAGCGCGAGGAAACAAGGTTATCATGGCGCCAACGCGCGGAGCAATTTTTGCCCTCAACGCTTGAATCAAAGCTCCGGCCTCATGATAAAAGCCATTGCAGCGGAGGAACCATGCCAACCCTGAGGATCAGATCGGCCGCCATCGCGCTGGTCGCCCTGATGATGCTGGGAGGATGCAGCCACAAGCTGGTCGCGACCGAAGGGCAGAGCCAGGTATCGATTTATCCCGACGAGGACACCTACAAGAAGCTTTCGCAGATGAAGGCCCAAGGTGGCGTCGCCGGTATGCTGAGCGGGATGGGGGAAAATCTTGCGGCCGGCAAACTGGACAACCAGACTCCGGTGAAGATTATTTCCAGCGATGACCTGGGTTCGAACATCGAGGTGTCGGACGGTCCGTCGAAGGGGATGAAGGGGTTCGTTCCGAAAGCGAACGTGGACTGAGCGGTGCAGTTGCGGTCGACGATGACCCGGAGGAGAAGGGAAAGCCCTTCGCGCTCACTGTAACCACCATCATACCTGCGCGCATAAGCCATCGCGCGGCCGGCGCTACGCCGACCTGATGAACCCGTCCCAGCCTCTCGAAGGGCCGGGCGTGAAAGGCAATTCGGGGCTATGAGGCTTTGCTGTACTGTCTTGGCGCCGACCCGATAACCCCGGCGGATTCCAGCTCCGCAATATCGGCATCGCTGATGCCAAGCAGCCGGCGAAACACCTCACCGTTGTGTTCGCCTAACAATGGCGCGGGACGGTCGGCTTGCAGCGGGGTTTTGGAGAAGCGCGCGACCGCACCCGGATAGAGATGGGTTCCGACCACCGCGCGATCCACCGCCACGAAAAACTCGCGGGCTGCGGTTTGTACATCACCAAGCACCGCGGCCGCTGAATTCACCGGCGCCGCGTATACACCGGCGCTTTGCAAGCGAGCGAGCGCCTCTTCTGCAGCAACGTTTGCGAGCGCGCTAGCCAGTTCCGCATCCAACGCGTCTTCATTTGCCTTGCGCTGCGCTGGATCAGAAAACCGCGGGTCGTCTGCAAGACGCTCTACGCCGAGTGCCACCGTAACCTTTCGCCATTGCGCATCGTCGGCGGCCGCGACCGCGATCCACCCGCTGTCGGCGGCACAACGATAGATTCCGTGCGGCGCGTAGTCGCGATGGCGATTGCCCTGCGCTCGCGGAATCTCTTGGGTCAGCTGGTACTCGATGATGGGAGCTGCGAGCAACGGGATCGCGCCCTCGACTTGCGCGAGCTCTATCCATTGTCCCGTGCCAGTGCGTTCACGTTGGTTCAGCGCCGCCAGCACCCCGAAAGTTCCGGTGAGGCCACTTACTGGGTCGCCGAGTGCGTTCGAGAGTGTGTAGGGCTGTTCCGCGTCGTGGTAGCGCGTGAGTCCAGTCACCCCCGCCATCGCCTCAACCGTGTTCCCGTACCCGCGCGATTCCGTTTCCGGCCCGCCGTACCCGAAGGACGGCATCGAGATCATGATGAGGCGGGGATTAATTGGCTGCAGCACTTCCCAGTCGAGTCCGAAGCGTTTCATGACTCCCGGGCTGTAGTTCTCGATCAGGATGTCCGCGGTTTTCACCAGGCGCTTTACCAGCTCGATGCCGCGAGGATTGTTCAAGTCGAGTGTGACCCCGAGCTTGCCGCGGTTCACAGTGTTGAAGGTCGGGGAACGTTCGATCGGTTGCATCTCGGGCGGAGCCATCGAAAGCGACCCGCGCCACCAATCGAAGAATTGCGTGTCTTCGACTTTGATGACCTCGGCGCCCATCTCGGCAAGCATCGCTCCGAGCAGCGGCCCGGCCCATCCCATCGACAGGTCGAGGACCCGAATCTTTCTATCAACTATGGTGCTCATGACGCTCTCGCCCGATCCGGCGTCTGCTCCACCGCTCCGTAATCAAACCCCAGGCGCGAGTGGAGAATTTCACGATTGTGCTCGCCCAGGCGCGGCGCCGGCCGCGAGGCTTCCGGCGGATGCGACGAAAAGCGCAGGGAGGCGCCAGGGATGCGAATGCTCCCGAGCTCGGGATCCTGAATCGTCTCGAAAAATCCGCGCGCCCGAGTCTGCTCCCATTCCAATACTTCCGCCACGCTCGGAATCGGGACGAGAGGAATCGCGCGGCGCTGGCCTTCGCGGTACAGCCACGCGCGCTCGTGCCGGAGGAAGAACTCTTCGACCATCCGCAGCAGCTCGTCGTTATTCACCATCCGCTGTCGCGCGCTGGCAAAGCGCGCGTCGCTGG
This genomic window contains:
- the ppdK gene encoding pyruvate, phosphate dikinase produces the protein MARVHPEVYFFGSGVAEGRAAMRELLGGKGANLAEMASLKLPVPPGFTISTRVCNYYYDHKDSYPKGLAAGVKKSVARMEKALGRSFGDATKPLLVSVRSGARVSMPGMMDTVLNLGLNDETVKGLETVSGNPRFAWDSYRRFCQMYGDVVLKLKPENKNDPDPFEELIDHKKAARAVSEDVDLKVDDLKELVNEFRALIQRRVGRDLPQDPDEQLWEAIGAVFGSWNNDRAITYRRINNIPGDWGTAVTVQSMVFGNLGSDCATGVAFTRDPGTGEKGIYGEFLPNAQGEDVVAGIRTPLQISLAAGRKWAARNNVSEPDRAAKFATLEELFPAVYKELLNISKRLEHHFRDCQDMEFTIERGRLFMLQTRTGKRTAEAAVRIAVEMAEEKLINRATALTRVEPETLEQFLHPRLDPSSKKEVIARGLPASPGAVFGEVAFSADEAVAVSAAGRPVILVRIETSPEDIHGMQVAEGILTARGGMTSHAAVVARGMGKCCVAGSTALEINYAAGTLSANGRVVHRGEYITLDGSAGEVIFGRVPTVKPEMPSFLKKFMSWADQERGLGVWANADTPGDAKIAREFGAEGIGLCRTEHMFFDPERIEAVRQMIMAENTDQRIAALRKILPMQRKDFEGILREMKGLPVTIRLLDPPLHEFLPKEDAEIADLAAKINVSAAHLKQVRDSLFEFNPMLGHRGSRLGISYPEIYRAQARAILEAACALHKQGVRALPEIMLPLIGDQKEFDLLAQDIHAVAKDVFAATGTKVAFTIGTMVEVPRACVLAGDIAKSAEFFSFGTNDLTQMTYGLSRDDSVKFLGDYVTRGIYKKDPFQELDASGVGDLMKMAIERGRKANKKLKIGICGEHGGDPASVKTCHRLGLDYVSCSPYRIPIARLAAAQAAIESKQKKATFKDV
- a CDS encoding glycine--tRNA ligase, with protein sequence MSDEQATAARKNAVTMEKLVNLCKRRGIVFPTSEIYGGLGSTYDYGPLGSELKRNVKEAWWREMVQYRSDVLGLDSAIFQHPRTWEASGHLENFTDPLVDCKNCKLRFRADKVQGRQCPECGGELTPARRFNLMFKTFMGPVEDTASTVFLRPETAQGIFTNFQNLVDTQRVKLPFGVAQIGKSFRNEITTENFIFRTREFEQMEMEFFIKPETAEEEKWYRYWVDFRVNWHVKYGLRAEHLRRREHATDELSHYSSGTTDLEYLYPFGWGELEGIAKRGSFDLDQHAKASGRDLSYFDEDAKRRYRPWVIEPALGVDRAMLAFMLDAYDEDVVENEERIVMRFNPRLAPIKVATYPLLRKGGQPEKALAVREMLARHFSTAYDQAGSIGRRYRRQDEIGTPFGVTIDHQTMEDDTVTLRDRDTTRQERYPIAGLVEVLNGKVGWVAA
- a CDS encoding metallophosphoesterase family protein, which codes for MRIGLISDTHIPEACEHLPARVFEVFRGIDLVMHAGDVYVNRVLDELAQIAPVIAALGNGDEGLDGHQHRLEADDRVREAHLLELEGVRIGLVHAIPTPDETSQEVFERAMRRHFGGLVDVVVQGHSHIEGVVRFGSTLVVNPGSATLPRNLTNIPGTVAILEVADGVVRSAEIVQLGE
- a CDS encoding CoA transferase, with protein sequence MSTIVDRKIRVLDLSMGWAGPLLGAMLAEMGAEVIKVEDTQFFDWWRGSLSMAPPEMQPIERSPTFNTVNRGKLGVTLDLNNPRGIELVKRLVKTADILIENYSPGVMKRFGLDWEVLQPINPRLIMISMPSFGYGGPETESRGYGNTVEAMAGVTGLTRYHDAEQPYTLSNALGDPVSGLTGTFGVLAALNQRERTGTGQWIELAQVEGAIPLLAAPIIEYQLTQEIPRAQGNRHRDYAPHGIYRCAADSGWIAVAAADDAQWRKVTVALGVERLADDPRFSDPAQRKANEDALDAELASALANVAAEEALARLQSAGVYAAPVNSAAAVLGDVQTAAREFFVAVDRAVVGTHLYPGAVARFSKTPLQADRPAPLLGEHNGEVFRRLLGISDADIAELESAGVIGSAPRQYSKAS